In the genome of Natronorubrum daqingense, the window AGCGGGTCGTCTCCGCCGGTCGGTGAGGTATCGTTCGTCATCAGTAGAGCCCTCCTTGCGTATCCCGGAAGAAGAACACGTACACCGAGATGATCAGGCCGATCACCAGCGCCGTCGCGAACGCGATAGCGGCAGCCGTCGCGAAGATCCGCGTCCCGCCGAACATCGCTTCGACGACGAGACAGGTCAGCGAGGGGACGGTCGTACAGCCGGCCGTCGATTCGATGAGGCCGTAGACGCGCATCGCGTCCATCGTTCGGAACAACATCGCGACTAGCAGTGCCGGCATGACGAGGGGCAGCGTGATTCGCTTGAACCGTTGCCACGGCGACGCGCCGGCGACGCGTGCGACGTCGTAGAGGCTCCGATCGACGCTCTGGAGTCCCGCGAGGATGAGCAGGGCCATGAACGCCGAGGACTTCCAGATGTCGGCGATGAGGATGATGATGAACGAATCCTGACTATCGGCCAGCGGATCTGCCCCGAAGAGACCGAGCCACTGCATCAGGTCGCTGCCGAAGCCGACTTCGGGTTGGAACAATAAGAAGAAGATCATCCCCTGGATCACGATCGGTACCGCCCACGGGAGGATGATCGCGACGCGAACCCACCGCCGGCCTCGGAACTCCTGATCGAGAACGTACGCCTGTCCGAAGCCGATGAGGGTCTCGGCGATGACGCTGATGACGGCGAACGCGAGCGTCACGAACAACGCTTGCTGCAGGAACGGCACGCCGAGTTCGACGAACGGAAACGACGTCGAGACCGTGACGTCGAGGAACTGCCGGGCGAGACGAGCGTTTCCGGTGAGTATGTCGACGTAGTTCTCGACGCCGACGAACTCACCGAGTGGCTCTACACCCCGCGTCTCATCGGAGCGCAACGACATGACGAACGTCTGAATGAGCGGGTAGAACGCGATCAGGGTGAGTAACGCGAACGCCGGGATCAACAGCAAGTAGGCGTACGCGGCCTCGCTCAGATTCTCCATCCAGTTGACGACGGCGTTTCCGCTTCGGTCTCGGTCTCGTTCCCGCCCTTCTTCTCCGCCAATCAACGGGTTCTCGTCGGTATCAGTCGCCATGTTGCTCGGCCACCTCCGATTCGCTTCGCTCGAGTCGCTCGTCCAGATCGTTCATCGCTTCCTCGGGCGATTTTGCGCCTCGATAGGCCGCGTTGATCTCCTGGAAGATGAGCGCCGATTGCTCCGGCCAGACGTCGGTGACCGGCCGTGAAATCGCATTCTCCCCGGCGAGTTGGAGTTGGTCGGTGTACCGTGCGATCGGGCCGATTTCGTCCGGGTCCGCCTCCTCGATGAGGTCGATGTTCGGCGGCAGGAAGCCCTGCAGTTCGAAAATCGTGAGCATGACCTCCTCGTGGGTGAAGGCCTCGAGCACCTCGAGCGCGAGGTCCTCGCGATCGGTGTAGGGACTGAGCGTGAGGTGCCACCCGCCGAGTGCGGCGGCCGTTCCACCGACGCCCTCGTACTCGGCGTCGTCCTCGGAGACCGCGTACGGTTGGGCCATCACGCCGAGATCCTCGCCGAACACCTCATCGTCGCCGGTTTCGGCG includes:
- a CDS encoding carbohydrate ABC transporter permease, translating into MATDTDENPLIGGEEGRERDRDRSGNAVVNWMENLSEAAYAYLLLIPAFALLTLIAFYPLIQTFVMSLRSDETRGVEPLGEFVGVENYVDILTGNARLARQFLDVTVSTSFPFVELGVPFLQQALFVTLAFAVISVIAETLIGFGQAYVLDQEFRGRRWVRVAIILPWAVPIVIQGMIFFLLFQPEVGFGSDLMQWLGLFGADPLADSQDSFIIILIADIWKSSAFMALLILAGLQSVDRSLYDVARVAGASPWQRFKRITLPLVMPALLVAMLFRTMDAMRVYGLIESTAGCTTVPSLTCLVVEAMFGGTRIFATAAAIAFATALVIGLIISVYVFFFRDTQGGLY